Genomic window (Pradoshia sp. D12):
CAAGGCCTGCATAAGTCATGATCATAGAATGTGAAAAATCCCACTCGGGGGAGCCTGCTGTTAATTGAAAATCAATGTCCGCCCATGGTTTCGTAAAATTCAACCTCTTCGATTTACCTGCATCTGAACTCGCCCCTACACTGATCGCTCCCCCTGATGTCCCAGGCGTACCTACCGTCCAAATACCCGGTCCATCATTTCCATTTGCTACAACAGCCACTATTCCCTTTTTAACTACCTTATCGAGCGCTTTACTTGTAGGAAGATCCGGACCATTCATCGTATCTCCCAAGGACAGATTGATAATATCCATCTTGTCCTTTACCGCTCTTTCTATTGAAGCAATGACTTGATCAGTTGTTCCGTATCCTCCCGGCCCTAGTGCTCTGTATGCATAAATGCTTGCTTCAGGAGCTATCCCTTTCATTTTTCCATTAGCCGCAATAATTCCAGCCACATGCGTCCCATGAATGGTTGCTTTTTTAGAGCTCCCCATCGTCTCCATTGGGTCCTCATCTTGATCCACTAAATCATAGCCGCCTTTATAGTTTGCTTTAAGATCAGGGTGCCTATAATCAATTCCCGTATCAATCACTCCGACCTTTACACCTTTGCCCGTAGCCTGAATTGGCTGGTTGAATTGAAGTTGCGGCTGACCTTTTGGCAGAGAATTCTTTTTAATAGTAGCTTTAATTGGACCCGATAGAAAAATAGCTGAAACTGATTCTTCCTTTTTTAATCTCGGTATTAATATAGAAGGTACGCTAGCAGAAAAGCCGTTGCACACTAAATTGAAATAATAGCGCGGTTTGATTGCTGGATACTTTTCTATCAGCTCTTTCGCCACTCGATGAGCTGATGTGTCTTTTACTGTTTCAATCATCACCACCTCTATATCCTCAGCAGAACTATGTGGAGCATATACTATTAATTGAATAAATATGAAAGCTCCAATTAAAATTTGCTTCAATGATTATCACATCCTTGTTTTTAGAATGGATTAACGGCAGTCTCTTATGCATGTAAAAATAAATAGTGGTTGTTCTGTGTTCTCCATTTTCGGGTAATGGATTGATTCTCCTGATTACAAAAAAATGAATGTCCACATTCTTCCTGTTTGTATGTTAAATAGGTCTGGGTATGAGTGTCAGGTATATGAGTAATTTAAGTTAGGATGTGTAGAGTTATGTTTGGTCTGGCCGATCTTACGTCATTAGTGATTTCTGCCTTTATCATCTTGCCTGTCGTTGTTTTTCTTCGGGAGACAGGCTATCTGTTAGTCAGCTGGTTATTTGGCGTAATCAATCCGAGACTTACGATTGGTTCCGGCCCCCGTATCAAAAAAATTGGAATGATCGATATTCGCAAATACTACCACTTATATAGCTGGTTTTCGTATGATGAATTAAAGCGCAAGAGTAAGTTTGCTTACATCTGCATCTATCTAGGTCCGATTTTAATGAACCTATCCATCGCCCTCCTCATCAACTTTTTAATTGCCAACCATTTTATTGAGGAGTTCAAGACATTTTGGGATCGCTTTGCTTTCTATGCGATTTATTATGTTCTGTTTGACGTTATACCAATGCATACAATTAACGGAAAACCTAATAATGGTATGATCATTTATGAAATGATCCGTTACGGAAAAAGGGTTGATTATAATAATGAATCCTTCCTTCCGGCCACATCAGAAGTCGAGGAACAATATCAGGAAGAAATAAAGAGAATTCAAGAAATCAAAAAAGAGCGCGATGAACATTTAAAATCTTAGGCTTTTAATGAAATCAGTTCTGCTATCACAGCATATTTTTATGCCTGAATAGCATATGCTGGAATCCTTAAAGCGGTGTAGTTGAGGTATCGCCCAGAGAACTTACTTGATCTAAGACGAGTCAATTATCCGCAAAAAAAAGAGGTATTCATCAGTCAGAAACGGCTGATGAACACCTCTATAAATTATCTTTATTTTGTTCCGAACAATCTGTCGCCCGCGTCACCTAGACCTGGAACGATATAGCCGTGATCATTCAATTTTTCATCAAGTGCAGCGATGAAAATATCGACATCCGGATGGACTTCTTCCACTGCTTTAACGCCTTCAGGCGCAGCAACTAGACAAACGAATTTAATATTTTTTGCCCCGCGCTTTTTGATTGCGCTAATGGCATCGACAGCAGATCCACCTGTCGCAAGCATTGGATCAACTACAATAAATTCTCTTTCCTCTACGTCAGCAGGAAGTTTTACATAATACTCAACTGGTTTCAATGTTTCTGGATCTCTGTATAAACCTACATGTCCAACTTTTGCTGCCGGAATAATTTTAATCATGCCGTCAACCATACCAAGACCAGCACGTAAAATAGGGATAATGGCTACTTTTTTACCCGCAATTGTTTTAGATGTTGATTTGCTGACTGGCGTTTCAATTTCCACTTCTTCTAACGGGAGATCTCGGGTGATTTCAAAAGCCATTAAAGTAGATACTTCATCTACCAATTCTCTGAATTCTTTTGTACCCGTATTTTTATCACGGATAAATGTTAACTTATGCTGTATTAACGGATGGTCAAACACATAAACTTTTCCCATATGGATCTCTCCTCACTTTTATGTTCCTATTTTTGCACTCGTTTTATTGTACAGAAAATTCTCCATTAGTTCAATTAAGTTTCTGTATGCCAAAATCTACCGCATTCAAGGTTTATTTAATCTAGCTTCAACAGCTAGAAGCTCAGGACATAAGCATGACCTCTGCAGGAGGGAAGTACACCTCCTTCCGAGATCCTGTCTTATACTCCTCGCGGGCCTACAGGATGTAGGTCATGAAGACGTGGCCACAGGACGTGGCGATTTTAGTCTTCGTTCCCTAAATGAGTTTCAGCTTTTTATTCAATCTAGCTTCGGCTCCTAGCTCCTCGAGGTCATAAGTGTAGCCACTACGGGAGGAAAGAGCGCCTCCCTACGTGCCTCCTCTTATGCTTGTCGGAGCTGGGCAGTCGCCTCAGCTTTTTAGTCTTCATTAGTTTTTTAATAAAACATGATTCTATACCTTCTTCTCTATTATCCACTTTTTAAAGTGTTAAAATCGTTAAAGAAACGTAAATGGATGTGAAATTTCCGTGAATTGAGCGGAAATGAGAATTAATTGAGCCAATGCGGCAATTATTCCAGCCAATTTTAATATTAATTCAGCCGAACCACGGATTTTACCAGCCAAAACACTCCTCATTCCAGCCATTCCTAAATTTCCAGGCTCATTGATCCCCATTCAGCATCGTTTTGCCCAAACCATATAAAACGACATGTTATACTGCCAAACATCATAAAAAGAGGTGTCAATAAGTCCTATCAGACTCACCAACACCTCTTCTATTCACCCTTAATACTCAGGGTATAATTCATATTTTCCAGATAGCTTAGTCACTCGCTCTGCAGCTTCTTTCAGTTTCTCTTCGTCCTCATGGTTCTTGAGGGCGAGACTGATGATTGCCGCGATTTCATCCATATCCTCCAATTTGAATCCACGGCTTGTAACAGCCGCTGTTCCAATACGAACCCCACTCGTTACAAATGGGCTTTCTGGGTCAAATGGAATCGTATTTTTGTTCACTGTAATACCAATATCGTCCAGTACCTTTTCTGCTACTTTACCAGTTAAGTTGATGGAGCGGACATCGATTAATAATAAGTGATTATCTGTACCGCCTGAAACGAGCGTAAGTCCTTCCTTCTGCAGACTTTCACCAAGGCGTTTTGCATTCTCTATAATTTCCTTTGCATAATCTGTAAAGGAATCCTGAAGTGCCTCGCCAAATGCCACTGCTTTTGCAGCAATTACATGCATTAGAGGTCCTCCCTGAATACCAGGGAAAATGGACTTGTCTATTTTCTTGGCAAACTCTTCTCTGCAAAGGATCATTCCTCCGCGTGGTCCGCGCAATGTCTTGTGAGTTGTCGTCGTGACGAATTCCGCATAAGGAACTGGACTTGGGTGCAAACCGGCTGCAACAAGCCCTGCAATATGAGCCATGTCCACCATTAAATAGGCGCCTACTTCATCTGCAATTTCACGGAATTTCTTGAAATCAATTGAACGTGGATACGCACTCGCACCGGCAACAATCAATTTAGGCTTACATTGGATTGCTTTCTCTCTAACATCCTCGTAATTTATAAGATGGGTTTTTTCATCAACACCGTATTCAACAAAATTGTATTGGATTCCGCTGAAGTTTACAGGGCTTCCGTGAGTTAAGTGGCCTCCGTGGGATAGGTTCATTCCAAGTACCGTATCTCCTGGATTCAAAATCGTAAAGTAAACAGCCATATTTGCTTGAGCGCCTGAATGTGGCTGTACGTTTGCATGCTCCGCGCCAAATATCTTTTTGGCACGTTCCCTAGCCAAATCCTCAACTACGTCCACATATTCACAGCCGCCGTAATAGCGTCTGCCTGGATATCCTTCCGCATACTTATTCGTAAGCACGGATCCTTGAGCTTCCATTACTGCTTCGCTGACAAAGTTTTCTGAAGCAATCAGCTCAATCTTACCGCGTTGTCTGTCCAATTCTTGTTGAATTGCATCAAATACTTGCGAGTCTTGCTTTTGCAAATGCCTCATCTTATAGCTTCCTCCCTTTTCGTCAAAACGGACAAATCTTCAATTTAATCCCTTCAATTCTAGCACGAAAAAGGACAATAGTCATTTATTCCATTGACGTATAATTCTTACATTTCTCTAATATTTACTCTATCATATTGAGCTCTCGGCCCACCTATCAGTTTCGGCCGGGTCATAGCAAATGTTACATGCGCCTTCCCAATCTCTCTAATCGCTGAACGCAACGGGACTGCAACATGCTTCAGATGCATTCCAATCATTGTATCCCCAATATCGATGCCTGCATCAGCACAAATATGCTCAACCACAACTGCATTCTCGAAATTAGCAAATGCACAAGCGGCCAATGCTCCACCCGCATTCCGGGCAGGCACAACTGATACTTCATCCAGATTATATTGAATAGCTGTCTTTCGTTCAATAATCAGAGCCCTATTAATATGTTCACAACCCTGAAAAGCCAAGTAGACTCCCTTTTGTTTAGAAAAATCATATATGGCCTCAAAGATTGCTTGTGCCACTTCCATCGTCCCGCTTGTACCAATTCGCTTTCCGATTACTTCACTTGTACTGCAGCCAATTACCAACAAACGGCCATTCATCGGAAAATGAGCTTCCAAATCTTCGAGAATGGCAGTCACCTGAGTTTTTATTTCTTTTAAATTAATCTCACTCATTCTTCTACTGCCCTTCTAAGATTTATTTTTCTGCCTCAGCTATTTTTCCAATCCGTGTTTCATGGCGGCCGCCTTCAAATTCCGTTGTCAGCCAAACGCGGGCAATTTCTCTAGCTAAACCAGGACCAATTACACGCTCTCCCATTGTTAGTACGTTACTGTTATTATGAGCTCTTGTAGCTTGGGCACTAAACATATCATGTACCAATGCTGCACGAATTCCTTTTACTTTATTCGCCGCGATACTCATTCCGATTCCAGTACCGCAGATCAAAATCCCTCTGTCAAATTCTCCTTTTGCCACTCTTTCAGCAACAGGCAACGCATAATCCGGATAATCAACAGATGTTTCACAATCGCATCCAAAATCCTCATATTGAATCTCAAGCTCTTCCATTAGGTTCATAATTTCTTTTCTTATATTTATTCCACCGTGATCTGATGCAATGATAACTTTCATGGTAACATGGCTCCCTTCAATTTGAACTGCACAGTTTCTATCCTAAATCTAGTCTTTTAATTTTTCCACAAGCTTTTTAATCCATTTAGATAATTCATGGAAAGTTTGCTCATATACTTGTTCATTACCCCCGAATGGATCTGAAATATCTCTGTTCCCAGGATCGTCACTTACAAATTCCTTTAATGTAAACGTCTTTTCAATCGCCTGAGGGTAATGCGAAGCAATTAACTGCTTATGGCCTTCTGTCATCGTTAATACATAGGTTGCCCACTCGATGTCTTCTCCTTTTAATGGAGATGAGGCATGGTCCTGCACAATTTTGTGTTTATCAAGTACCGTAACCGTATACTCAGATGCCGTTTGACCCCCATAGGCATAAACCCCTGCTGATTTTACTTCTATATCAGACAGATTATAATTTCGCAAAATAGCTTCTGCCATAGGACTTCGACATGTATTTCCTGTACAAACGAATAAAATATTCTTCAACGTATTTTCCCTCCTGTCCCCATTATAGAATATTTACGGACAATAAAAAAATGTATCAGATTAATCTGATACACATCTTTATCCATGCAGGTGCAGGATGATCTTTAACCCAACCGCAAACATGATGCTCCCCCCAAAAACAAGGCTGTATTTGCCGAGATATGTATGTACTCTTCTCCCTAACAACAACCCTGACACCGTCAAGAAAAAGGCGGCAAAGCCAAAGCACAGGATGGTCATCAGCGCTCGGGATCCCAGCATTCCGAGGCTCAGTCCAACTGAGAAACTATCCAAACTGACACTTATCGCAAATAGAATCAATCCTGTTCCAACTGGAGCCACAACCGTTTCACCTTTACCCTGAATTCCAGTGAGCAGCATTTGCAAGCCAAGAAATAGTAATAAACCAGCACCGGCGTATGAGGCAAACAATCCAAACTGAGCGGATAATAACTTTCCTGAAAAGATACCCAAGAGCGGCATCCACACATGAAAAATACCAACAGTAAAACCAATGATGAGTACTTGCTTAAGCCTCAGCTTGTACGATCCCATTCCCAATCCAATTGAGAAGGCATCCATTCCGAGTGCGAAAGCCATAAAAAGCAGGCCAAAAAATTCAACCATCGTTTGTTCCATCCAAGTAACCTCCCGGGACCAGCCTAAATAAACATATGCCTGTCCCGGATCAATTAGAACTTGTCTTGTGTGATGATTCTTCCTCCTGCCGCTTTCTTCAAGCGATTCATGATTGCAATCCCAATCCCATCCTCCGGATACACTTCTCCGAAAATTAGATCTGGCTGCTCTTTATCAAATTGGCGCAGCACTCCATACATTTTTTCAGCCACAGTGTCCAGCTGCTCACGGCTTCCGCCAGTAATAATAACATCAGCTTCATACAAATGGGCATGTTCGTCAACCGTGTACACACCCACTCGCTTACCTAAGTCCCGCTCTTCATTTATTAATGTTTGGATAAACTGAGGGGTACCCTCAACCAAGGTCAATGGGGCTTTCGGTGCGTAATGTGTATATTTCATACCAGGAGCTTTCGGTGCATCACTGTCCTTCACCAAGCCAGGGTCCACAGACACTTCACCGACTACCTTCTCCAGTTGTTCACGCGTAATACCACCAGGTCTAAGTATTTGCGGAATACTGCCAGTCACATCAAGTACTGTTGATTCCAAGCCAACCCCAGTTGGACCTCCATCCACGATCCCAGCAATTTTACCATCTAAATCCTCGCGAACATGCTCTGCTGTTGTCGGACTTGGTTTACCAGACAGATTTGCACTTGGCGCGGCTGTGGGACAGCCCGCCTTTTTCAGTAAATCCAATGCCACCGGATGATCCGGCATTCGGATCGCTACTGATGAAAGACCTGCTGTTACAACATCCGGGAACACGCCCTCTTTCTTTTGGAAAATTAGCGTCAACGGACCTGGCCAAAATTGTTCCATTAGTTTATCTGCGACTGCAGGAATTTCTCCCACCAATCCATGAACCTGTTCCTTTTCTCCAATATGGACGATTAAAGGATTATCACTCGGTCTTCCCTTCGCCTCATAAATAGCTGCTACAGACCCTCCAAGTAAAGCATTTGCTCCAAGTCCATAAACCGTTTCAGTCGGAAAAGCAATCAGCTCTCCGGCTTTCAATTTTTGGGCCGCATCCATCAATTGTGGATAACCCTCTTCTTTATCCACAGTTTTATCCACTGTCCACATTTTTGTTTCCACTATTATCACCTGCCACCAATCTACAACATTCTCTATAAATTACTTATTAAATAAGGATTCCTCGACATTTTTCACAAAATCACCTTGCAAGTATAAAAGAATTTATACAATAAAACAAGCTTTATCCACAGTCTGTGAATAAAGCCAATAAAATCGTGGATAATTTCATCCTTATAGGGCTCTTTCCATGATATATGTTTCATTTATTGTCCACACCTTTTCCACAACCGAGGAATCTCTTACGTCTTTAGGAATCTCCCCGTTTTTCACTCTTTCAAATTGAAGAGCCTCAAAAAATCCTAACGCTTGCAGTTTATTCGATATCAGAAATATCTTTTTCAACCCTTTTTCCTTTGCTAAAGCCAAGATCGTTTCAAACAGGGCAGGTACTTGCACCTGAGCCTCCTCTTTAAACAGAAAAGACCTAAGCACCCCATAATCTCCACATGGCTCCAGACCAATCATTCCTTTAATAGAGCCTTCTTCTTTTAATAAAACAAATTTTCCTGAACTAATGTCTTCATGATGCAGCTCAACTCCTTGAGGTGCCGCAAACCGCTCAATTCCTTCAATATCGGTACTTTTTGATATAGATAAATAATACACCTTCTATTCTCCCTTCACTATCAAATCACAACTACTATATGGATATGAATTAATAGGGAAAATAGAACCGGATCAGGCTGATTATCCGGTTGGCTGCTATTTTGGCAAATTCAGCTGAATTCTATGCCAGTTCGGCTGAATTCTGTTCAACTTCGGCTGGTATTTCCCAGTTTCCCGCTCTATTCTGAAACCACTTCGGCTCCAGCACAACACTTCCTATTTGTACTTTTAACTTGATTTGCTCCGAGTACTATTCTGTTTCTCAAAACAAATCCTTCAAGATCTCTTTTAAAAAGAATTTCACCTTAACCGGCTCTTCATCCTGATTTTCATAAACAGGAGGGGCGATATCTTGTCCGGCTTCTTCAGACTGGTTCTCGTAATCCATTTGCGTTTCTTGATCTTCTGCCTTTTCAATCGATTTATCCGTTTGGGCGGCAGTCTTAATCGGTTGTATTTTTTGATCATCCGTTTGCGTTTGTTCTGCAGTTTCCTCGTTCATACTATTATTAACTGGCTCAACTTCTTCAGCTGACTCTTCATACGCTGAATCATTTGCTACAGCTGTTCCGCTGTTGAAATCCAGAAAGCATAGCGGCGGGAAAAGGACGCACCACCAGTTCTCACCTTGACCCTCACCCAATGTGATTTTAATAGCTTCATACTTGCCTGCCGGATATAAATATTGTCCATATAGCTTAGTTGGAAAAACAGTTTCACCAAAATCAACCTGTATCTTTTGTACATTACCTTCTTTGACCATAACATCTTCAGCTATAGCTTCTATATCAGACAAACGGGAACCAATCACTTTTCTGGCTTCCTCAATTGAAGTTAATTCTGCTACCCATTTGTTAATTTCTTTATTGACCTCATCCCTGATGGATCGTTTCAATTCCTGGTCAGCTTCTTTATTACTGTTTGCTAAGATCCGTAAGCGGATCGCTTCATTCGGGATTACTTGAACCTCTGTTTCTGTCGCAGAAGAACTGTTTTTCGGTGTAATCATTCCAGTCATTGTTGCCGCACAAAGTAATACAATATATATTAAAGGCAAATATTTTTTTGCCATCATCGTAAACACCGTCCCTTCACTTACAAACAGTGTGGACAGTTTTTTTCTATCTTAAACTATAATTATCTGAATTTTATTTCTACTGCGTTTTATTTACCGCATTCTTGAAATTAAGGGAAGGGAGAGTATAAAAATGGATAATTTTTTGATGGATGATGGTGGGTTCTTTGGCATTTTTTTAACTGGATTTCCAATCATCTTTGGTATTATTTTTATTTTAGTCATTGGCACTTTTCTATTTATTATCATCAAAAGCCTATCTAAATGGAGTCATAATAATAAACAGCCCAGGCTGAATGTAGTTGCTAAGGTTGTCACCAAACGATCAGAGAGCAGAGGAAGTGACAATTCGTCCAGTACCTGGTATTATGCGACGTTTGAGATGGAAAGCGGCGACCGAATGGAATTGACTTTAAGTGGAAAAGACTACGGGATGTTAGCAGAAGGAGATATTGGGAATCTATCTTTTCAGGGCACACGGTATCTCGGATTTTTGAGAATCTAGCTTCGACTCCTAGCTCCTCGAGGTCATAAGGATAGCCACTACGGAGGTCAACAGGAAGTTGATCACAAAGACGTTGCCACACGATGTGGCGTTCTTAGTCTTTGTTCCTTAATAGCCTCCCTTCATGCCTCTCCTTATGCTTGTCGGAGCTGGGCAGTCGCCTCAGCTTTTTATGTAATCCAGCTTCTGGGCCTAGGAGCTCGAGTCATAAGCAAATACTCTACAGGAGGGAAGAACGCCTCCCTCCGAGTATTCATCTTATGCTCGTCGCGGGCCTACAGGATGTTGGTCATGAAGACATTGCCACAGGACGTGGCGTTCTTAGTCTTCGTTCATCGATACAGGCTCTTCAGCTTTTTATGTAATCTAGCTTCAACGGCTAGAAGCTCAGGACATAAGCATGACCTCTGCGGGAGGGAAGAGCACCTCCCTCCGAGCCCCTGTCTTATGCTCCTCGCTTCTGATCAAGCCGTTTCAGCTTTTTATTTCGCCAAAGACCATTCGATCTTTTCCGTTGATATCGAACAGGACTTCTACATGGGCTTCAGGGTAAACAGCTTGCATTAGTTCTGCTACTTGCTCTCCCTGACCGGCGCCTACTTCAAATCCAACCAATGCTTTGTCTGCAAGTACACTTGGCAGATCTGATGTAATTTGGCGATAACAATCCAAGCCATCATTTCCAGCAAACAAGGCGAGATGAGGTTCATGGTTTTTAACCACATCCGAAAGGATTGCATGATCTGATTCAGGAATATAAGGAGGATTAGAAAGAAGAACATTCACCCTTTTACCAGCATCTATTAATGGTTTGAGCAAATCCCCCTGCAAGAACGCCACCTCAGCCTGAAGGCGTTGAGCATTTTCAGCTGCCTGTTTCAATGCTTTCTCTGACAAATCGACAGCCGTCACTTTCATACCTGGGCATTCCAAGGCCATCGTAATCGCAATAATCCCGCTGCCTGTCCCAATATCAGCCATGTCCAGCTTCTCTTCAGGATTGAAAAGCTTTTTTAGTTTAGCTAAGGCATGAAATATCAGCTCTTCCGTTTCAGGACGCGG
Coding sequences:
- the upp gene encoding uracil phosphoribosyltransferase translates to MGKVYVFDHPLIQHKLTFIRDKNTGTKEFRELVDEVSTLMAFEITRDLPLEEVEIETPVSKSTSKTIAGKKVAIIPILRAGLGMVDGMIKIIPAAKVGHVGLYRDPETLKPVEYYVKLPADVEEREFIVVDPMLATGGSAVDAISAIKKRGAKNIKFVCLVAAPEGVKAVEEVHPDVDIFIAALDEKLNDHGYIVPGLGDAGDRLFGTK
- the glyA gene encoding serine hydroxymethyltransferase, with the protein product MRHLQKQDSQVFDAIQQELDRQRGKIELIASENFVSEAVMEAQGSVLTNKYAEGYPGRRYYGGCEYVDVVEDLARERAKKIFGAEHANVQPHSGAQANMAVYFTILNPGDTVLGMNLSHGGHLTHGSPVNFSGIQYNFVEYGVDEKTHLINYEDVREKAIQCKPKLIVAGASAYPRSIDFKKFREIADEVGAYLMVDMAHIAGLVAAGLHPSPVPYAEFVTTTTHKTLRGPRGGMILCREEFAKKIDKSIFPGIQGGPLMHVIAAKAVAFGEALQDSFTDYAKEIIENAKRLGESLQKEGLTLVSGGTDNHLLLIDVRSINLTGKVAEKVLDDIGITVNKNTIPFDPESPFVTSGVRIGTAAVTSRGFKLEDMDEIAAIISLALKNHEDEEKLKEAAERVTKLSGKYELYPEY
- a CDS encoding TIGR01440 family protein; its protein translation is MSEINLKEIKTQVTAILEDLEAHFPMNGRLLVIGCSTSEVIGKRIGTSGTMEVAQAIFEAIYDFSKQKGVYLAFQGCEHINRALIIERKTAIQYNLDEVSVVPARNAGGALAACAFANFENAVVVEHICADAGIDIGDTMIGMHLKHVAVPLRSAIREIGKAHVTFAMTRPKLIGGPRAQYDRVNIREM
- the rpiB gene encoding ribose 5-phosphate isomerase B, coding for MKVIIASDHGGINIRKEIMNLMEELEIQYEDFGCDCETSVDYPDYALPVAERVAKGEFDRGILICGTGIGMSIAANKVKGIRAALVHDMFSAQATRAHNNSNVLTMGERVIGPGLAREIARVWLTTEFEGGRHETRIGKIAEAEK
- a CDS encoding low molecular weight protein arginine phosphatase, with product MKNILFVCTGNTCRSPMAEAILRNYNLSDIEVKSAGVYAYGGQTASEYTVTVLDKHKIVQDHASSPLKGEDIEWATYVLTMTEGHKQLIASHYPQAIEKTFTLKEFVSDDPGNRDISDPFGGNEQVYEQTFHELSKWIKKLVEKLKD
- a CDS encoding manganese efflux pump MntP family protein; amino-acid sequence: MEQTMVEFFGLLFMAFALGMDAFSIGLGMGSYKLRLKQVLIIGFTVGIFHVWMPLLGIFSGKLLSAQFGLFASYAGAGLLLFLGLQMLLTGIQGKGETVVAPVGTGLILFAISVSLDSFSVGLSLGMLGSRALMTILCFGFAAFFLTVSGLLLGRRVHTYLGKYSLVFGGSIMFAVGLKIILHLHG
- a CDS encoding L-threonylcarbamoyladenylate synthase, yielding METKMWTVDKTVDKEEGYPQLMDAAQKLKAGELIAFPTETVYGLGANALLGGSVAAIYEAKGRPSDNPLIVHIGEKEQVHGLVGEIPAVADKLMEQFWPGPLTLIFQKKEGVFPDVVTAGLSSVAIRMPDHPVALDLLKKAGCPTAAPSANLSGKPSPTTAEHVREDLDGKIAGIVDGGPTGVGLESTVLDVTGSIPQILRPGGITREQLEKVVGEVSVDPGLVKDSDAPKAPGMKYTHYAPKAPLTLVEGTPQFIQTLINEERDLGKRVGVYTVDEHAHLYEADVIITGGSREQLDTVAEKMYGVLRQFDKEQPDLIFGEVYPEDGIGIAIMNRLKKAAGGRIITQDKF
- a CDS encoding GNAT family N-acetyltransferase — protein: MYYLSISKSTDIEGIERFAAPQGVELHHEDISSGKFVLLKEEGSIKGMIGLEPCGDYGVLRSFLFKEEAQVQVPALFETILALAKEKGLKKIFLISNKLQALGFFEALQFERVKNGEIPKDVRDSSVVEKVWTINETYIMERAL
- the spoIIR gene encoding stage II sporulation protein R, with translation MMAKKYLPLIYIVLLCAATMTGMITPKNSSSATETEVQVIPNEAIRLRILANSNKEADQELKRSIRDEVNKEINKWVAELTSIEEARKVIGSRLSDIEAIAEDVMVKEGNVQKIQVDFGETVFPTKLYGQYLYPAGKYEAIKITLGEGQGENWWCVLFPPLCFLDFNSGTAVANDSAYEESAEEVEPVNNSMNEETAEQTQTDDQKIQPIKTAAQTDKSIEKAEDQETQMDYENQSEEAGQDIAPPVYENQDEEPVKVKFFLKEILKDLF
- a CDS encoding DUF2500 domain-containing protein — its product is MDNFLMDDGGFFGIFLTGFPIIFGIIFILVIGTFLFIIIKSLSKWSHNNKQPRLNVVAKVVTKRSESRGSDNSSSTWYYATFEMESGDRMELTLSGKDYGMLAEGDIGNLSFQGTRYLGFLRI
- the prmC gene encoding peptide chain release factor N(5)-glutamine methyltransferase codes for the protein MKVYEALRWASSFLRENGRDENAGEWLLMNQLGLSRAQMLANMHDELTEEEEAIFIKDVKKHGIEAVPVQHIIGSEEFYGRTFLVNGDVLIPRPETEELIFHALAKLKKLFNPEEKLDMADIGTGSGIIAITMALECPGMKVTAVDLSEKALKQAAENAQRLQAEVAFLQGDLLKPLIDAGKRVNVLLSNPPYIPESDHAILSDVVKNHEPHLALFAGNDGLDCYRQITSDLPSVLADKALVGFEVGAGQGEQVAELMQAVYPEAHVEVLFDINGKDRMVFGEIKS